One part of the Bacteroidia bacterium genome encodes these proteins:
- the recO gene encoding DNA repair protein RecO — translation MISKTEGIVLRTLKHQDANLITTIYTKDFGIKSFLIKGYRSTRAKSRHSYFQPLSIIECVFLNKENRSLHKITESKISVYLNEVQTQPVKLSLGLAMLEIFYDTVKEEEKNEALYNFLHNIITKLDRSEKRLIQIFIYFLLHHTRHLGFFPHDQSEGAQRLSFDIRAGIFSKAKQNEDEVAPFLHRFMHSNLDELPSPYSCQQITFDSNMKRFIIKTLFDYYKFHIDGFKYPQTMKVFAEVFGE, via the coding sequence TTGATAAGTAAGACTGAAGGAATCGTATTACGAACGCTCAAACATCAGGACGCCAACCTGATCACCACCATCTATACCAAAGATTTTGGGATCAAAAGTTTTCTGATCAAAGGCTATCGCTCGACCCGTGCCAAGAGTCGGCACAGTTACTTCCAGCCCCTTTCCATCATCGAATGTGTCTTTCTCAATAAGGAAAATCGAAGTCTGCACAAGATCACGGAAAGTAAGATCTCGGTCTACTTAAATGAGGTGCAGACCCAACCCGTCAAACTTTCTCTGGGCCTGGCTATGTTGGAAATCTTTTACGATACCGTAAAAGAAGAGGAGAAAAATGAAGCCCTCTACAATTTCCTGCACAATATCATCACGAAACTGGATCGATCTGAGAAAAGACTGATTCAAATCTTCATTTACTTTCTCCTGCATCATACCCGGCATTTAGGCTTTTTCCCTCACGATCAAAGTGAGGGAGCACAGAGGTTGAGCTTCGACATACGTGCTGGTATTTTTTCTAAAGCCAAACAAAATGAAGATGAAGTAGCTCCTTTTCTTCATCGTTTCATGCATAGCAATCTCGACGAACTTCCGTCTCCATATTCTTGTCAGCAGATTACTTTCGACAGCAATATGAAACGCTTTATCATTAAGACCCTCTTTGATTACTACAAGTTTCATATTGACGGGTTCAAATACCCACAAACCATGAAAGTCTTTGCAGAAGTATTTGGAGAATAA
- a CDS encoding ABC transporter ATP-binding protein yields MESIIRLENIRKTYQMGQIEIHALRSVSLDIYPNQYLAIMGPSGSGKSTLMNVLGCLDTPSDGNYFLNGTNVSNMDDADLAHIRNKEIGFVFQTFNLLPRSTALDNVALPLVYAGFNKGKRSVRAQEVLESVGLGDRVHHKPNELSGGQRQRVAVARALVNSPSIILADEPTGNLDSKTSYEIMALFDRLHKQGNTIIVVTHEEDIALYAQTVVRLRDGNIESIKDNETRTQP; encoded by the coding sequence ATGGAATCCATCATCCGATTAGAAAATATTCGCAAGACCTATCAAATGGGCCAAATAGAGATTCACGCTTTGCGGAGTGTCTCTTTAGATATTTATCCTAATCAATACCTGGCCATTATGGGTCCTTCCGGTTCAGGAAAATCAACCCTGATGAATGTCCTGGGTTGTCTGGATACTCCGTCAGATGGAAACTACTTTCTAAATGGAACCAATGTAAGCAATATGGATGATGCTGATCTTGCGCACATACGCAATAAAGAGATCGGCTTTGTTTTCCAGACCTTCAATCTCCTGCCTCGCTCGACAGCCCTTGACAATGTAGCTTTACCACTGGTTTATGCAGGATTTAATAAGGGGAAAAGATCTGTAAGAGCTCAGGAAGTTCTAGAAAGTGTTGGATTAGGAGATCGGGTACATCACAAACCCAATGAACTCTCAGGTGGTCAAAGACAAAGAGTAGCCGTCGCACGTGCACTCGTAAATAGCCCTTCTATCATTCTGGCGGATGAGCCTACAGGTAACCTTGATTCCAAGACTTCTTACGAGATCATGGCATTGTTTGATCGTTTGCACAAACAGGGCAATACGATTATTGTGGTTACGCATGAAGAGGATATCGCTCTCTATGCACAAACTGTCGTCCGACTCCGGGACGGAAATATTGAATCTATAAAAGATAATGAAACCCGTACGCAACCCTAG
- a CDS encoding ATP-binding protein: MRKIILINSIQAYVEIELDTAIHFQGEAGSGKTDYLQLISSFYTGSLKNPHSPEKGISYYLPHSNSWIIYEVAGAKGLFSVAFHREEAVPKAYFLNGDYEKECFFKKDKALGWKEVQAILKKRKLHQAGPFDLEGSYWQILSGSYQAKDKSDLRRYTIMNSSNADFIPRVLRSLWIEGQISFELLKEISCSLEEVQDARIDLEEIDKASKSLRKDIRSIKSWQGAEVDIQELLKEEKSLELLTEKAEKIFQELPWAIDLHKNEKQALKSKYEKAQQSWEDVQTHADESRRERLDALKTFYLKKGELNYKLSLAKEKDLYYQKQDIQQKLHQFYELNLRKQQADLLRDMGQEAKADPQKTKTWWEASLKKEKALAELSEKALSQKESLLKKWASARTDLESEKKSLKSLEEKSENLAKAMRELETERVKLLGENLDFSSGKYRRQIQKAQEESIELKLQIRLSEEQSSALQKRKEKEFEDLEKEAKAIEKKSLNLLKDKRNVHKKLESQIANSGRAFMGWLEKNYPDWQQSVGKLLKEEVLLSPFLSPGIERINELFYGIHLELSELPESSLSLEQLQKDKELLEKEIAQLEKELAQRQQTYTKQLDTREKYYRQKSRELKRQLQKDEYALQQLELSIKKNEAEIDKGNLRRDQRKEAALIKLSYREADLVEAIKEAEKSHLQALKKWEEQKEKLDKAEEKAFKKWGSDTEKEKANILTAWQTFQDTNPKTSDISHLGPDIFIWEKLQKELQAYESDKSQFIDQLEAWEVEADNLDIQIANRESIEKLSEGERKRRRELLQEEWKDAQQAWKQWQSLDEKLSIWLKDNPKNIDKLKGVEEGDIEPLEKLLTQLKEIQKEKNLRELLLRKKLRQALSCFSNDNAFELEVYLEDEAAEKRQLTQLKKLALEGKSEEIIQGIHQRQSEFLASVNELFSRLQPDLAKLEARLDKLTNSLQEQFSKYLETESQFAISHSRKGIFRSLTNLRNFYLENRDQLGGSSLFNQGDKVELNRQAFELLEEVDRQLQALPDKVLSPFQILELEWEVEGEKRLKNFGQLSPKSKRAIHSYLASYLFQEIMAGEKELSLHFFLDDIHELDPTFLQYLQEQLKQSHIKLCSASNHTSEYISSEKQLQLSVSEQGETLIMPAEA, from the coding sequence TTGAGAAAAATAATCCTGATCAATAGTATCCAAGCTTATGTAGAAATTGAGCTTGATACGGCTATTCATTTTCAGGGAGAAGCGGGAAGTGGAAAAACGGATTATTTACAGCTGATTTCAAGTTTCTATACAGGCAGTTTAAAAAATCCTCATTCTCCGGAAAAAGGAATTAGCTATTATCTGCCTCACAGCAATTCCTGGATTATATATGAAGTAGCAGGAGCTAAAGGACTTTTTTCTGTTGCCTTCCATAGAGAAGAAGCGGTTCCAAAGGCATACTTCCTCAATGGAGATTATGAAAAGGAATGTTTTTTCAAAAAAGATAAAGCTCTCGGATGGAAAGAAGTTCAGGCAATTTTGAAAAAACGCAAACTCCACCAGGCCGGCCCCTTTGATTTGGAAGGAAGCTATTGGCAGATTCTTAGTGGTAGCTATCAGGCAAAGGATAAATCGGACTTGAGGAGATACACGATTATGAACTCTTCTAATGCAGATTTCATTCCCCGTGTACTAAGAAGTTTATGGATAGAAGGTCAAATTTCTTTTGAATTGCTAAAGGAAATTTCTTGCTCCCTGGAAGAGGTACAGGATGCCAGAATAGATTTGGAGGAGATAGATAAAGCTTCCAAAAGCTTGCGAAAAGATATTCGCAGTATCAAATCATGGCAAGGCGCGGAAGTAGATATCCAGGAATTACTCAAAGAGGAGAAAAGCCTGGAGCTACTAACTGAAAAAGCAGAAAAGATATTCCAGGAACTTCCCTGGGCTATAGACCTGCATAAAAATGAAAAGCAAGCCTTGAAATCCAAATACGAAAAGGCTCAACAATCATGGGAAGATGTCCAGACGCATGCGGATGAAAGTAGAAGAGAAAGGCTCGATGCGCTCAAAACATTCTACTTGAAGAAGGGAGAATTGAACTATAAATTATCCCTGGCCAAAGAGAAAGACCTTTACTATCAAAAGCAGGATATCCAACAAAAGCTTCACCAATTCTACGAACTCAATCTACGGAAACAGCAAGCAGACCTCCTAAGAGATATGGGGCAGGAAGCAAAAGCCGATCCCCAAAAAACAAAGACCTGGTGGGAAGCCAGTCTAAAAAAAGAAAAAGCATTAGCCGAACTTTCTGAAAAAGCCCTGAGCCAAAAAGAAAGCTTATTGAAGAAATGGGCTTCCGCCAGGACAGATCTTGAATCGGAAAAGAAGTCGCTTAAAAGCCTGGAGGAAAAAAGCGAAAACCTGGCCAAAGCAATGCGAGAGCTAGAGACGGAAAGGGTAAAACTGCTTGGTGAGAACCTGGATTTCTCCAGCGGAAAATATAGGCGCCAAATCCAAAAGGCCCAGGAGGAAAGCATTGAGTTAAAACTTCAAATTCGCTTGAGTGAGGAGCAGAGCAGTGCCTTGCAAAAACGCAAGGAAAAGGAATTTGAAGACCTTGAAAAAGAAGCTAAGGCAATAGAGAAAAAGAGCTTGAATCTCCTCAAAGACAAGCGAAACGTTCATAAAAAGCTAGAATCGCAGATTGCGAATAGTGGAAGGGCCTTTATGGGATGGCTGGAAAAGAATTATCCCGACTGGCAGCAGAGTGTAGGGAAGTTGCTGAAAGAAGAAGTCCTGCTCAGTCCGTTTCTCAGTCCCGGGATCGAACGCATAAATGAACTCTTCTATGGCATTCATCTCGAGCTTTCCGAACTACCTGAATCCAGCTTGAGTCTCGAGCAATTACAGAAGGATAAAGAGCTGTTGGAAAAGGAGATTGCTCAATTGGAAAAAGAACTTGCGCAAAGGCAGCAAACTTATACGAAACAATTAGATACACGGGAGAAATACTATCGCCAAAAATCTCGGGAACTAAAACGCCAGCTTCAAAAAGATGAGTATGCCCTCCAACAATTGGAACTGAGTATAAAAAAGAATGAAGCCGAGATAGACAAGGGAAACCTTCGAAGAGATCAACGCAAAGAAGCAGCCCTGATCAAACTTTCTTATCGAGAGGCTGATTTGGTGGAGGCGATTAAAGAGGCTGAAAAAAGCCATTTACAAGCCCTAAAGAAATGGGAAGAACAAAAAGAGAAATTAGATAAAGCGGAAGAAAAAGCATTCAAGAAATGGGGATCAGATACTGAGAAAGAAAAGGCGAACATTCTTACTGCCTGGCAGACCTTCCAGGATACCAATCCCAAAACTTCTGACATAAGCCATCTGGGGCCGGATATTTTTATTTGGGAAAAATTGCAGAAAGAGCTTCAAGCATATGAATCGGACAAAAGCCAGTTTATAGATCAGTTGGAAGCCTGGGAAGTGGAGGCAGATAATCTGGATATACAAATAGCCAATAGGGAATCTATAGAGAAGCTGAGTGAAGGGGAAAGAAAAAGAAGAAGAGAACTGCTTCAGGAAGAATGGAAGGATGCTCAACAGGCATGGAAGCAATGGCAGAGCCTCGATGAGAAGCTTTCTATATGGCTGAAAGACAATCCGAAAAATATTGATAAGCTAAAGGGAGTTGAAGAGGGTGACATAGAACCCTTAGAAAAACTCTTGACACAGCTAAAGGAAATCCAGAAGGAAAAAAATCTTCGGGAACTACTTCTGAGGAAAAAATTAAGGCAGGCCTTATCCTGTTTTTCAAATGATAATGCCTTCGAACTTGAAGTATACCTGGAAGATGAGGCGGCAGAAAAAAGGCAGCTGACCCAGTTGAAAAAACTTGCCTTGGAAGGCAAATCAGAAGAAATCATCCAAGGCATCCATCAACGACAATCGGAATTTCTGGCTTCTGTCAATGAGCTTTTCTCCAGGCTGCAGCCAGACCTGGCCAAATTGGAGGCCCGACTGGATAAACTGACTAATAGCCTCCAGGAACAGTTTAGTAAGTATTTGGAAACAGAATCGCAATTTGCGATTAGCCATTCGCGCAAAGGAATCTTCCGAAGCCTCACAAATCTTCGAAACTTCTACCTCGAAAATAGAGACCAATTGGGAGGAAGCTCGCTTTTCAATCAAGGGGATAAAGTAGAACTCAATCGACAGGCTTTTGAACTATTAGAAGAAGTAGATCGGCAACTTCAAGCGCTTCCTGACAAAGTTCTGAGTCCCTTTCAAATCCTTGAACTGGAATGGGAAGTTGAAGGCGAAAAGCGACTCAAAAACTTTGGCCAACTTTCCCCTAAATCAAAGAGAGCTATTCATAGCTATCTGGCTAGCTATCTTTTTCAGGAGATCATGGCAGGGGAAAAAGAACTTTCCCTTCATTTCTTCCTGGATGATATCCACGAATTGGATCCCACATTCCTCCAATACCTGCAAGAGCAATTAAAGCAATCACATATAAAGCTTTGCTCTGCCTCCAATCATACAAGCGAATATATTTCCTCCGAGAAACAGCTTCAGCTAAGTGTATCAGAGCAAGGAGAAACTCTCATTATGCCAGCAGAAGCATAG
- a CDS encoding two-component regulator propeller domain-containing protein: MKKLFLSICILAFSLISLGQGNELESWTSYLSHTSSVKSVDRNGIVYAITRGGMFSYDLENRETQVFSTIEGLSGINPTTIFYHTDADRVFVGYADGMIDVFREAGQFEYFTDIQRNSFFTQKRINAFAGRSDKLYIATEFGLVIYDLNNGLPETDVAQFANLPSQINVIGVSVLENRIWVLLEDFGLYSAPADFPNLKDPSIWRDENNRDGLTSSLNLLQIESNSSVMMMRTPNALLIRENGSWGPFDPSNEKVDGFTLSEDAVSVWRITRSSIFGFDGSRRDFFSDGQQVTDVHFVSPGKYITCTNGQGVLGFLDGEKFSLSPTGPATNDCIRIAVGNGEIYIAPKGYNQSFNTDPNRLGVYYYTRDNGWERLSGESGALDPTVSTSFARGIYDYSAGKAVMASWGTGLVELKNGIQEAFYNCENADLSVIAPPCDISKLDNARVSGMDYDLNGNLWVSLDFSQIPLMVKSPEGEWFTANSSRIPNNDHFVDMIVDDFGSKWIINEDQGVLVYNDAQSPLDVSDDWTLTLKSGINQGDLPSNSVTSLAKDQDGFIWVGTTQGVVVFFDPFSISQRQIVDARPPVFDRRPLLGEATINAIAVDGGNRKWLATNDGVFLVSEDGDELIETFTVENSPLLSNVVNDVEVDQTTGEVFFATSLGLISFQGDATAGSRECNDVFVFPNPAFTDTESGITIRGSGTGSIVKITTVSGLLVREIQSQGGTAVWDGRDVRGEKVRSGIYLALIADDNGDNACIGKFSVIAR; this comes from the coding sequence ATGAAGAAATTATTTCTCAGTATATGTATACTGGCTTTTTCCCTGATTAGCTTAGGACAGGGAAATGAACTTGAAAGCTGGACCTCCTACCTCAGCCATACTTCCAGTGTTAAATCCGTTGACAGAAATGGGATCGTATATGCCATCACCCGAGGAGGCATGTTTAGCTATGATCTAGAAAATCGGGAAACACAGGTTTTCTCAACCATAGAAGGCTTAAGCGGAATCAATCCTACCACCATCTTTTATCATACCGATGCAGATAGAGTTTTTGTGGGCTATGCGGATGGTATGATAGATGTCTTTCGCGAGGCCGGGCAATTTGAATACTTCACAGATATTCAGAGAAACAGCTTTTTCACCCAAAAACGTATCAATGCCTTTGCCGGAAGGTCCGATAAACTTTATATCGCTACCGAATTTGGTTTGGTGATTTATGATCTGAATAATGGCTTACCAGAAACAGATGTCGCTCAGTTTGCGAACCTGCCTTCACAGATCAATGTGATCGGAGTAAGTGTCCTGGAAAATCGGATTTGGGTATTGCTGGAAGACTTTGGGCTTTACTCCGCTCCAGCTGATTTCCCCAACTTAAAAGACCCCTCTATTTGGCGGGATGAAAATAATCGGGACGGCTTGACCTCCAGTTTGAATCTTTTGCAGATCGAATCCAATAGCAGCGTCATGATGATGCGTACGCCCAATGCCTTATTGATTCGGGAAAATGGAAGCTGGGGACCTTTTGATCCTTCCAATGAAAAAGTAGATGGATTTACCCTTTCTGAAGATGCCGTATCTGTCTGGCGCATTACCCGTAGTTCGATTTTTGGGTTTGATGGTTCAAGGAGAGATTTTTTCAGCGATGGACAACAAGTAACAGATGTTCACTTTGTTTCCCCGGGCAAATACATCACTTGTACCAATGGGCAGGGTGTACTGGGATTTCTGGATGGTGAAAAATTCAGCCTTTCGCCTACCGGACCTGCTACCAATGACTGCATCCGGATAGCTGTAGGAAATGGTGAAATTTACATTGCCCCCAAAGGCTACAATCAGTCTTTCAATACGGACCCCAATAGACTTGGCGTATATTATTATACGCGAGACAATGGATGGGAAAGACTGTCTGGAGAGTCGGGAGCGCTTGATCCTACAGTTAGCACCAGTTTCGCTAGAGGAATTTATGATTATTCAGCAGGTAAAGCTGTGATGGCGTCCTGGGGAACAGGTTTGGTTGAGCTAAAAAATGGGATTCAAGAGGCTTTTTACAATTGTGAAAATGCAGATCTCTCTGTAATCGCTCCTCCTTGCGATATCAGCAAACTCGATAATGCCCGGGTAAGTGGAATGGACTATGACCTGAATGGAAATCTTTGGGTAAGTCTGGATTTTTCCCAAATTCCGCTCATGGTAAAGAGCCCGGAAGGCGAATGGTTTACAGCCAATTCCAGCCGCATCCCCAATAATGATCACTTTGTGGATATGATTGTGGATGATTTTGGAAGTAAGTGGATCATCAATGAAGATCAAGGTGTTTTGGTTTACAATGATGCACAATCTCCTTTGGATGTCTCTGATGACTGGACCCTGACCTTGAAATCTGGTATCAATCAAGGCGATCTTCCAAGCAATTCCGTTACCTCTTTAGCCAAAGACCAGGATGGATTTATTTGGGTGGGAACCACGCAGGGAGTGGTGGTATTCTTCGATCCCTTTTCCATTTCTCAAAGACAAATTGTTGATGCTCGCCCTCCTGTTTTTGATCGTCGCCCTCTTTTGGGAGAAGCTACCATCAATGCCATAGCAGTAGATGGAGGCAATCGCAAATGGCTGGCAACCAATGATGGTGTTTTTCTGGTTTCGGAAGATGGGGATGAATTAATAGAAACTTTTACTGTAGAAAACAGCCCGCTTCTTTCAAATGTCGTGAATGATGTCGAAGTAGATCAAACGACAGGAGAAGTATTTTTTGCTACCTCTTTGGGACTGATCAGCTTTCAGGGAGATGCCACTGCCGGATCAAGAGAATGTAATGATGTTTTTGTTTTTCCTAATCCTGCTTTTACCGATACAGAATCCGGGATCACGATTCGAGGCTCTGGTACAGGATCCATTGTAAAAATCACAACAGTTTCCGGCCTATTGGTGCGCGAAATTCAGTCGCAGGGAGGAACTGCCGTATGGGATGGAAGAGATGTGCGAGGGGAAAAGGTCCGTTCCGGGATTTATCTGGCCTTAATTGCCGATGACAATGGCGACAATGCCTGTATAGGCAAGTTTTCGGTGATCGCTCGTTAA
- the mgtE gene encoding magnesium transporter: MANKDTDPRKRVDRVRRLLKTSSTHVRALISALHPTEIAMLLEESPEDLQKQIVRELPRDLISEAISEMDDETNPGKLLSLLRPQVASELIEELAPDDAADLLAQVSEETKERILSFVPDEEETVITQLLEYDEESAGGLMNPEVVFVGLKMSKLEALRQVVEQSEDMDDFYTIYVVDDHHCLQGYLTFRSLFLARNHEIVENVMDPDIISISVDTDQEEVAKAMSQYNLPTLPVVDPEKRLLGRITFDDVMDVIEEENTEDTLKFAGVSEGAKIRGGWFDSVRSRIPWLLVNLVTASTAMLVVGFFSGTIEKIALVASLMPIIAGVGGNGATQTLAVTILRISNDGIPPRKALRVVLKEIAVGAMNGFMIGAIAAMAVALYNANFNPQLEDNVELEIMVGVVVFCAMFGNLILAGFAGSFIPIMLERLGVDPAVASSILITAFTDIVGYLLLFGLASKILLPLVNTINQAGLHLGTPIPPL, encoded by the coding sequence ATGGCAAACAAAGACACTGATCCACGAAAAAGAGTCGACCGGGTAAGACGCCTGTTGAAGACTTCCAGCACCCATGTTCGGGCGTTGATCAGTGCCTTACACCCTACGGAGATTGCCATGCTCCTCGAAGAATCTCCTGAGGATCTCCAAAAACAGATCGTAAGAGAGCTTCCCAGAGACCTCATTTCCGAGGCAATCTCTGAGATGGATGATGAAACCAATCCAGGTAAGCTTTTATCCTTATTGCGTCCACAAGTTGCTTCCGAACTGATCGAAGAACTCGCGCCGGATGATGCAGCAGACCTATTAGCCCAGGTATCGGAAGAAACCAAAGAACGTATCCTTTCTTTCGTTCCTGATGAAGAAGAAACGGTCATCACCCAGCTATTGGAGTATGATGAGGAGAGCGCGGGGGGATTGATGAATCCTGAAGTTGTATTTGTTGGCTTGAAAATGTCCAAGCTAGAGGCATTGAGGCAGGTAGTCGAGCAATCAGAAGACATGGATGATTTTTATACCATCTATGTAGTTGACGACCATCACTGTTTGCAAGGCTATCTTACGTTTCGTTCACTTTTTCTTGCCCGAAATCATGAGATCGTAGAAAACGTCATGGATCCGGACATCATTTCTATTTCGGTTGATACCGATCAGGAGGAAGTTGCCAAAGCCATGTCTCAATACAATCTTCCGACTCTCCCGGTAGTTGATCCGGAGAAAAGGCTGCTGGGTCGCATCACATTTGATGATGTGATGGATGTTATAGAAGAAGAAAATACAGAAGATACCCTGAAGTTTGCCGGTGTATCAGAAGGCGCAAAAATTCGCGGGGGCTGGTTTGACTCCGTCAGGAGTAGAATTCCCTGGTTGTTGGTCAATCTGGTAACAGCCTCCACAGCAATGCTGGTGGTCGGTTTCTTTTCGGGAACCATTGAAAAGATTGCCCTTGTAGCTTCTCTTATGCCGATTATTGCGGGAGTAGGAGGAAATGGGGCTACTCAAACTTTGGCCGTAACCATCTTGCGGATTTCCAATGATGGTATTCCTCCCCGAAAAGCTCTACGGGTAGTTTTGAAAGAAATTGCGGTAGGTGCAATGAATGGATTTATGATCGGAGCCATAGCCGCAATGGCTGTTGCCTTATATAATGCCAATTTCAATCCTCAACTGGAAGACAATGTTGAGTTAGAGATCATGGTAGGAGTCGTCGTATTCTGTGCAATGTTTGGGAATTTGATTCTGGCAGGATTTGCCGGTTCATTTATTCCGATTATGCTGGAAAGGTTAGGGGTCGACCCGGCCGTAGCCTCTTCTATTTTGATCACAGCCTTTACCGACATAGTCGGTTACTTACTCCTCTTTGGTTTGGCCAGCAAAATCCTGCTGCCATTGGTCAATACAATCAACCAGGCAGGTCTTCATTTGGGCACGCCTATTCCTCCCCTATAA
- a CDS encoding TetR/AcrR family transcriptional regulator yields the protein MRILERVYEDMRVKGFQGLRADVVMKSMDVTKGALYYHFKNKTVLGYAILEEVIQPEYLKPYLPLLEYEGNPVSFLQSILSGIKLTTEAKDLMLGDPVHNLALEMSPLDEGFRKRLEIMQDSVKDIISDALYRGQVRGFVVERAKPVQIASFFQAMLAGNYGMAKAHLDKRTFDSNLDMLAEYLDEFRVGV from the coding sequence ATGAGAATATTAGAACGCGTTTATGAAGATATGCGCGTGAAAGGTTTTCAAGGATTGAGAGCTGATGTAGTGATGAAAAGTATGGATGTCACCAAAGGTGCCCTTTACTATCACTTCAAAAATAAGACCGTTTTGGGGTATGCTATCCTGGAAGAAGTCATTCAGCCCGAATATCTCAAGCCTTATCTTCCACTTTTGGAGTATGAAGGCAACCCTGTTAGCTTTCTACAGTCTATTTTAAGCGGTATCAAGCTCACAACCGAAGCGAAGGACCTGATGCTCGGAGATCCCGTTCATAATCTCGCTTTGGAGATGTCTCCTCTGGACGAAGGCTTCCGAAAAAGGCTGGAAATCATGCAGGACAGCGTGAAAGATATCATTTCGGATGCCTTGTACCGAGGGCAAGTAAGGGGATTTGTCGTCGAAAGGGCAAAACCTGTCCAGATTGCTTCTTTTTTTCAGGCAATGTTGGCCGGAAATTATGGAATGGCAAAGGCCCACCTGGATAAACGGACTTTTGATAGCAATCTCGACATGCTGGCAGAGTACCTGGATGAGTTTCGGGTGGGAGTTTAG
- a CDS encoding DUF6728 family protein — protein sequence MEVLKKILGYITFKKQEEGDTENFNLRAMHGINKISILVFLLAIIFLIVRAILR from the coding sequence ATGGAAGTTTTGAAGAAAATTCTGGGATACATCACTTTCAAGAAGCAAGAAGAAGGTGATACTGAAAATTTCAATTTGAGAGCCATGCATGGGATCAACAAAATCTCAATCCTGGTTTTTCTACTGGCGATTATCTTCTTGATCGTTAGAGCGATCCTAAGGTAG